TGAAACAAGAATGGTTTGAAAGTAATGATTTTGTAAAAACAACAAGCAAGAACAAACCTGAAGAGCAAGCTCAAGAGGTTGCAGACAAGGCTGAAGAAACGATAGCTAATCTCGATACGCCAATTGAAAAAAATACTCAAGTAGAGGAGGAAGTCTCTCAAGCTGCAGTCAAACTGGAAAGCCAGCAAGAAGAGAAAATTGAAGCTCCTGAAGACAGTGAAGCGAGAACAGAAATAGAAGAAAAGAAAGCGTCTAATTCTACTGAAGAAGAGCCAGACCTTTCTAAAGAAACAGAAAAAGTCACTATAGCTGAAGAGAGTCAAGAAGCACTTCCGCAGCAAAAAACAACTACGAAAGAGCCACTTCTTATCAGCAAATCCTTAGAAAGTCCCTATATCCCCGACCAAGCTCCAAAATCTACGGATAAATGGAAAGAGCAAGTGCTTGATTTTTGGTCTTGGCTAGTGGAAGCGATCAAATCTCCTACAAGCAAGCTTGAAACAAGTAGCACACACAGTTACACAGCCTTTCTCTTGCTCATTCTGTTTTCTGCATCTTCCTTTTTCTTTAGTATCTATCACATCAAACAAGCCTACTATGGACATATAGCAACTATAAACAGCCACTTCCCTGAACAACTAGCTCCTTTAACTCTCTTTTCAATCATCTCTATCCTAGTAGCAACCACACTCTTCTTCTTTTCATTCCTCTTGGGTAGTTTCGTTGTGAGACGATTTATCTACCAAGAAAAGGACTGGACGCTAGAAAAGGTTCTCCAACAATATAGTCAACTCTTGGCAATTCCAATCTTCCTCACTGCTATTGCTAGTTTCTTTGCCTTCTTTGATAGCCTGCGATTTACAGCCCTCTTGTGTGTGATTAGCATTGGAATCATTCTGCTTGCTAGTCTCCATATCATTACAAGGCCAAGTCAAGCAAGTGAAACCGACTCCTTCTATCAGTTATTCTTGTCTGTCCTTGTGAACGGAGTCATTATCCTCCTCTTCTTTGTAGCTGAAGTGGCACTGATTGGAGATTATCTTCGTATCTTGGCCTTTCTTTAAACTTCATACTCTTCGAAAATCTCTTCAAACCACGTCAGCTTCGCCTTACCGTATGT
The Streptococcus toyakuensis genome window above contains:
- a CDS encoding DUF6574 domain-containing protein yields the protein MKQEWFESNDFVKTTSKNKPEEQAQEVADKAEETIANLDTPIEKNTQVEEEVSQAAVKLESQQEEKIEAPEDSEARTEIEEKKASNSTEEEPDLSKETEKVTIAEESQEALPQQKTTTKEPLLISKSLESPYIPDQAPKSTDKWKEQVLDFWSWLVEAIKSPTSKLETSSTHSYTAFLLLILFSASSFFFSIYHIKQAYYGHIATINSHFPEQLAPLTLFSIISILVATTLFFFSFLLGSFVVRRFIYQEKDWTLEKVLQQYSQLLAIPIFLTAIASFFAFFDSLRFTALLCVISIGIILLASLHIITRPSQASETDSFYQLFLSVLVNGVIILLFFVAEVALIGDYLRILAFL